In the genome of Chloroflexota bacterium, one region contains:
- a CDS encoding SUMF1/EgtB/PvdO family nonheme iron enzyme has product MTVSYAPTWLTVPAGEFLMGSGPLADAAPYRNEMPQQRVELSAFVIGRMPVTNAQYRAFVQATGHPPPGHWPGGRMPADKAAHPVTYVDWHDAQAYCAWAGARLPSEAEWEKAARGDDGRLWPWGDDAPDATRCHFNGNVFGVSPAAQGTMAVGQYPRGASVCGALDLAGNVWEWTSSAYRPYPYDPGDGRENPASAARRVVRGGTYNHDARGVRCADRTGIEAGARDVYIGFRIAADAPRDGLDLVEVPAGEFLMGSDAQDEHAALQTVCLPEFRIAQTAVTNAEYTQFVAATGHATPAHWRGGAPPPGKEQHPVTYVDWHDAQAFCAWAGGRLPSEAEWEKAARGTDGRAYPWGDARPDATRLNFRRGTKRAATMPVGQYPAGASPYSALDMAGNVWEWVNSVYRPYPYDAGDGREDPASPEQRVLRGGSFASRSARYVRCDARSLSYPARRREHIGFRVAI; this is encoded by the coding sequence ATGACAGTGTCTTATGCTCCGACCTGGCTGACAGTCCCGGCGGGCGAGTTCCTGATGGGCAGCGGCCCGCTCGCGGACGCGGCGCCATACCGCAACGAGATGCCGCAACAGCGCGTCGAGTTGTCCGCGTTCGTTATTGGCCGCATGCCGGTCACGAACGCGCAATACCGCGCCTTCGTGCAGGCGACAGGCCACCCGCCGCCCGGTCACTGGCCCGGCGGCAGGATGCCGGCAGACAAGGCCGCGCATCCGGTCACTTATGTGGACTGGCACGACGCGCAGGCGTACTGCGCCTGGGCCGGCGCGCGATTGCCGAGCGAGGCCGAGTGGGAGAAGGCGGCGCGCGGCGACGATGGGCGGCTGTGGCCGTGGGGTGACGATGCGCCCGATGCGACGCGCTGTCACTTCAACGGCAACGTCTTCGGTGTGTCGCCCGCCGCGCAGGGGACGATGGCCGTTGGGCAGTACCCGCGCGGCGCGAGCGTGTGCGGCGCGCTCGACCTGGCGGGCAACGTCTGGGAGTGGACGAGTTCCGCCTATCGGCCGTACCCCTACGACCCGGGCGATGGGCGCGAGAACCCGGCGAGCGCAGCCCGGCGCGTTGTGCGCGGCGGGACGTACAACCACGACGCGCGCGGCGTCCGCTGTGCCGACCGCACCGGCATCGAAGCGGGTGCGCGCGACGTGTACATCGGGTTCCGCATCGCAGCCGATGCGCCACGCGATGGGCTCGATCTGGTGGAAGTGCCGGCGGGCGAGTTCCTGATGGGCAGCGACGCGCAGGATGAGCATGCGGCGTTGCAGACCGTTTGCCTGCCCGAATTCCGTATCGCGCAGACGGCGGTGACGAACGCGGAATACACGCAGTTCGTCGCCGCGACGGGCCATGCAACGCCTGCGCACTGGCGCGGCGGCGCGCCGCCGCCGGGCAAAGAACAGCACCCGGTCACTTACGTGGACTGGCACGACGCGCAGGCGTTCTGCGCGTGGGCTGGCGGACGCTTGCCGAGTGAGGCCGAGTGGGAGAAGGCGGCACGCGGCACGGACGGGCGCGCATATCCGTGGGGCGATGCGCGGCCCGACGCGACGCGGCTCAATTTCCGGCGCGGCACCAAGCGGGCTGCGACGATGCCGGTCGGGCAATACCCGGCTGGCGCAAGCCCGTACAGTGCGCTCGATATGGCGGGCAACGTCTGGGAGTGGGTCAATTCCGTCTACCGGCCATATCCTTACGACGCAGGCGACGGCCGCGAGGACCCGGCGTCGCCGGAGCAGCGCGTGCTGCGCGGCGGCTCGTTCGCCAGCCGGAGCGCGCGCTACGTGCGCTGTGACGCGCGCAGCCTGAGCTATCCGGCGCGGCGGCGCGAGCATATCGGCTTCCGGGTCGCAATATAG
- a CDS encoding SDR family oxidoreductase, whose protein sequence is MTNRYLVTGVMGCIGAWTIHELTKQGQHAVGFDLSTDPLRLKLLMSDEALAQIKLVKGDIGDFAQVEKVVVDNGITHIIHLAALQVPFCRADPVRGAIVNVTGTVNVLETAARHKDLVKQVVYTSSAAVYGPASMYGEGALTESAILAPATHYGVYKFANEGNARIYWQDNGVPTVGLRPHTVYGLGRDRGMTSLPTKAMLSAAIGKPYTITYGGAGTFVLAGDAARALIGCADTPSGGARVFNLGGSNVKVQEVVDAIAETVHDSQVTITGAPLAVPSFLDDAALRAFVPGLKYTPLIDGVRETISAFRDLVARGRIDVANAMA, encoded by the coding sequence ATGACCAACCGTTATCTGGTGACTGGCGTGATGGGTTGCATCGGCGCCTGGACAATCCACGAACTGACGAAGCAGGGGCAACACGCCGTCGGCTTCGACCTGAGCACCGACCCGCTGCGGCTCAAGTTGCTGATGAGCGACGAGGCGCTGGCGCAGATCAAGCTCGTCAAGGGCGACATAGGCGACTTCGCGCAGGTGGAGAAGGTCGTGGTCGACAACGGCATCACGCACATCATCCACCTGGCCGCCCTGCAGGTGCCGTTCTGCCGCGCCGACCCGGTGCGCGGCGCGATCGTCAACGTGACCGGCACGGTCAACGTCCTCGAGACGGCCGCGCGACACAAGGACCTCGTCAAGCAGGTCGTCTACACCAGTTCGGCCGCCGTCTACGGCCCGGCCAGCATGTACGGCGAGGGCGCGCTGACCGAGAGCGCGATTCTCGCGCCCGCCACACACTACGGCGTCTACAAGTTCGCCAACGAGGGCAACGCGCGCATCTACTGGCAGGACAACGGCGTGCCGACTGTCGGCCTGCGCCCGCATACCGTGTACGGGCTGGGCCGCGACCGCGGCATGACCTCCCTGCCGACCAAGGCGATGCTGTCGGCGGCAATCGGCAAACCGTATACAATCACCTACGGCGGCGCGGGCACGTTCGTGCTGGCCGGCGACGCAGCGCGCGCGCTCATCGGCTGCGCTGACACGCCGAGCGGCGGCGCGCGTGTATTCAACCTCGGCGGCAGCAACGTGAAAGTACAGGAAGTCGTCGACGCGATCGCCGAGACCGTGCACGACTCGCAGGTGACGATAACCGGCGCGCCGCTGGCGGTGCCGTCGTTCCTGGACGACGCAGCGCTGCGCGCGTTCGTGCCCGGCCTGAAGTACACGCCGCTGATCGACGGCGTGCGCGAGACGATCAGCGCCTTCCGTGACCTGGTCGCCAGGGGCCGTATCGACGTAGCCAATGCGATGGCGTAA
- a CDS encoding FAD-binding oxidoreductase: MTETTDFLVIGGGCTGTSTAMHLARRKAGRVMLVEKHGIAMGATGKSSAIVRTHYTHEAPARMALAALRIFERFGEIVGGESGFRRTGFLALIGPRDVDAIRSNVEMHRSLGINAEVLLPETIRKLEPRINVEGVGAAAWEPESGYADPHGTAVAFSEAARAAGATIQIGPTVRRLIHSGGRVRGVETDRGTIEAGLTIVAAGFRAKELLAPLGFDAPIKPVRHNMAIVQRAAAFGAPHPIVSDRVSGSYYRPEGSELTLVGTTAADEGHVDPEVEAERAADRSELLMMAERFHHRFHDMGDATLNGGFTGVYDCTPDLQPMLGPLPGIDGLIVAAGFSGHGFKLSPVIGQMLCEQALDGRASLVDINLFSPMRFVAGKLIGAHAAYTVQTLG; the protein is encoded by the coding sequence ATGACCGAAACGACAGACTTTCTCGTCATCGGCGGCGGGTGCACCGGCACGAGCACGGCGATGCACCTCGCGCGGCGCAAGGCTGGGCGCGTGATGCTCGTCGAGAAGCACGGCATCGCGATGGGCGCGACCGGCAAGTCGTCGGCGATCGTGCGCACGCACTACACGCACGAAGCGCCGGCGCGCATGGCGCTGGCCGCCCTGCGCATCTTCGAGCGCTTCGGTGAGATCGTCGGCGGCGAGAGCGGCTTCCGCCGCACCGGCTTCCTCGCGCTGATCGGCCCGCGCGACGTCGACGCGATCCGCTCCAACGTCGAGATGCACCGCTCGCTCGGCATCAACGCCGAGGTGCTGCTGCCCGAGACCATCCGCAAACTGGAGCCGCGCATCAACGTCGAGGGCGTCGGCGCGGCGGCCTGGGAGCCGGAGTCGGGCTACGCCGACCCGCACGGCACGGCGGTCGCCTTCAGCGAGGCGGCGCGCGCGGCCGGCGCGACGATCCAGATCGGCCCGACCGTGCGGCGATTGATTCACTCGGGCGGGCGGGTGCGCGGCGTCGAGACCGACCGCGGCACGATCGAGGCCGGGCTGACCATTGTCGCCGCCGGGTTCCGCGCGAAGGAACTGCTCGCGCCGCTCGGCTTCGACGCGCCGATCAAGCCGGTGCGGCACAATATGGCGATCGTCCAGCGCGCCGCTGCGTTCGGCGCGCCGCACCCAATCGTCTCGGATCGCGTCTCCGGCAGCTACTACCGGCCGGAGGGCAGCGAGTTGACGCTCGTCGGCACGACCGCCGCCGACGAAGGGCACGTGGACCCGGAGGTCGAGGCCGAGCGAGCGGCGGATCGCAGCGAACTGCTGATGATGGCCGAGCGGTTCCATCACCGCTTCCACGACATGGGCGACGCGACGCTCAACGGCGGCTTCACCGGCGTGTACGACTGCACGCCCGACCTCCAGCCGATGCTCGGCCCGCTGCCCGGCATCGATGGACTGATCGTCGCCGCCGGCTTTAGCGGCCACGGTTTCAAGCTGAGCCCGGTGATCGGGCAGATGCTGTGCGAGCAGGCGCTGGACGGCCGCGCGTCGCTCGTGGACATCAACCTGTTCAGCCCGATGCGCTTTGTCGCAGGTAAATTGATCGGCGCACACGCGGCGTATACTGTGCAGACGTTGGGTTAG
- a CDS encoding nucleoside 2-deoxyribosyltransferase codes for MKAYVAIKYHADQANRLLIEALCAALAAAGWDTAVVARDLEQWGAFSFAPDDLMRETFALIELCDLVVIDLTEKGVGVGIEAGYAHARGIPVVTVALRGSDISETLRGISRAVQEYDNPAELAAFFRTMTQ; via the coding sequence ATGAAGGCTTACGTCGCCATCAAATATCATGCCGATCAGGCAAACCGGCTGCTGATCGAGGCGTTGTGCGCCGCGCTCGCGGCCGCCGGGTGGGATACGGCGGTCGTGGCGCGCGACCTTGAGCAGTGGGGCGCGTTCTCGTTCGCGCCGGACGACCTGATGCGCGAGACGTTCGCGCTGATCGAATTGTGTGACCTGGTGGTGATCGATCTGACGGAGAAGGGTGTCGGCGTCGGGATCGAGGCGGGTTACGCGCACGCGCGCGGCATCCCGGTCGTCACGGTCGCGCTTCGCGGTTCGGACATATCGGAGACGCTGCGCGGCATCTCGCGCGCGGTGCAGGAATACGACAACCCGGCGGAGCTGGCCGCGTTCTTCCGCACGATGACGCAGTAG
- a CDS encoding CocE/NonD family hydrolase — MIPMRDGVRLASDVYLPAQDGALAPGRFPAIVCRTPYDKSAARYVEIAEFFTPHGYATILQDLRGRYDSEGRGQYHHVVNPGEGDDGYDTIEWIAAQAWSNGKTGMVGSSFPGLTQTRAALHRPPHLTAIWPDVMPINSYVHQARRGGAQQLQMFGALFVHAVESQEARDDPAIFESIVWAMEQMRELVYTLPFKPGHTALAVIPNLEQVLIDYATRGTYDDYWAQEANDFARHFDRHADIPVMLTGGWYDLFADATPQYFNAMRAQNKAPAKLIMGPWTHTGMRNGITYSGDVDYGADGAWGNGRYFAAQLRWYDRWLSPDRDRERNNSDAPLRSATLKGEDNGVENDPPVRLFVMGGGSGRKTALGKLDHGGRWRDEQEWPLARMRPATYYLHGDGALSTDAPAADSAPRRYTYDPDHPVPTLGASSSGLMELIKLGDGLDPFWGRNISLQLRLRSIVVEGGMHQQPGPGMVAAEPPYMPLSMRPDVLVFQTPPLAADVELTGPITVKLWIASSAPDTDFTAKLVDVYPPNADYPGGYHLNLVDSIIRCRYRNSWEREEMLTPGEVAPVQIDLAPTSNLFKAGHRIRIDISSSNFPRFDRNPNTGEPMGRHTHMQPAHNSVYVDAAHPSHVVLPVVRSQSSEDSEQ; from the coding sequence ATGATTCCCATGCGCGACGGGGTGCGGCTCGCTTCTGATGTCTATCTACCGGCGCAGGACGGCGCGCTTGCGCCCGGGCGCTTCCCGGCGATCGTCTGCCGCACGCCGTACGACAAGAGCGCGGCGCGCTACGTCGAGATCGCCGAGTTCTTCACGCCGCACGGCTACGCGACCATCCTGCAGGACCTGCGCGGGCGCTATGATTCCGAGGGGCGCGGCCAGTATCATCACGTCGTCAACCCCGGCGAAGGCGACGACGGCTACGACACGATCGAGTGGATCGCCGCGCAGGCGTGGAGCAACGGCAAGACCGGCATGGTCGGCAGTTCGTTCCCCGGCCTGACGCAGACGCGCGCCGCCCTGCATCGCCCGCCGCACCTGACCGCAATCTGGCCCGACGTGATGCCGATCAACAGCTACGTGCACCAGGCGCGGCGCGGCGGCGCGCAGCAACTGCAGATGTTCGGCGCGCTGTTCGTGCATGCCGTCGAGTCGCAGGAGGCGCGCGACGACCCGGCGATCTTCGAGTCGATCGTCTGGGCAATGGAGCAGATGCGCGAACTGGTCTATACGCTTCCGTTCAAGCCCGGACACACCGCGCTGGCCGTCATCCCGAACCTGGAGCAGGTGTTGATCGACTACGCCACGCGCGGCACATACGACGACTACTGGGCGCAGGAGGCCAACGACTTCGCGCGCCACTTCGACCGCCACGCCGATATCCCGGTGATGCTGACCGGCGGCTGGTACGACCTGTTCGCCGACGCGACGCCGCAGTACTTCAACGCCATGCGCGCGCAGAACAAGGCGCCCGCGAAGCTGATCATGGGGCCATGGACGCACACCGGCATGCGCAACGGCATCACCTATTCCGGCGACGTGGATTACGGCGCGGATGGCGCGTGGGGCAACGGGCGCTACTTCGCGGCGCAGTTGCGCTGGTACGACCGCTGGCTGTCCCCTGACAGGGACCGCGAGCGGAACAATTCTGATGCTCCGCTTCGCTCCGCAACGCTGAAGGGCGAGGACAACGGCGTGGAAAACGACCCGCCGGTGCGACTCTTCGTGATGGGCGGCGGCAGCGGACGCAAGACCGCGCTCGGCAAGCTCGACCACGGCGGCCGCTGGCGCGACGAGCAGGAGTGGCCGCTGGCGCGTATGCGGCCGGCGACGTACTACCTGCACGGCGACGGCGCGCTCTCCACCGATGCGCCCGCGGCCGACTCCGCGCCGCGCCGGTACACTTATGACCCGGACCATCCGGTGCCGACGCTCGGCGCGAGTTCCAGCGGCCTGATGGAACTGATCAAGCTCGGCGACGGGCTTGACCCGTTCTGGGGCCGCAACATCTCGCTGCAACTGCGCCTGCGCAGCATCGTCGTCGAGGGCGGCATGCACCAGCAGCCGGGGCCGGGCATGGTCGCCGCCGAGCCGCCATACATGCCGCTGTCGATGCGCCCCGACGTGCTCGTCTTCCAGACGCCGCCGCTCGCCGCCGACGTGGAACTGACCGGACCGATCACCGTCAAGCTCTGGATCGCGTCGTCAGCGCCCGACACCGACTTCACGGCCAAGCTCGTGGACGTCTACCCGCCGAACGCGGACTACCCGGGCGGCTATCACTTGAACCTGGTCGACTCGATCATCCGCTGCCGCTACCGCAACTCGTGGGAGCGCGAGGAGATGCTAACGCCGGGCGAGGTCGCGCCGGTGCAGATCGACCTCGCGCCGACGAGCAACCTGTTCAAGGCGGGGCATCGCATCCGCATCGACATATCGAGCAGCAACTTCCCGCGCTTCGACCGCAACCCGAACACGGGCGAGCCGATGGGGCGGCACACACACATGCAGCCGGCGCACAACAGCGTCTATGTGGACGCCGCGCACCCGTCGCATGTGGTGTTACCAGTAGTCAGAAGTCAGTCGTCAGAAGACAGTGAGCAGTGA
- a CDS encoding phospholipase D family protein — translation MRIEVIPNRGPATMSYEIGDGLDWATNVGIATAFTSLSACREIEGQIRDMLHRKPSSKVRVVVGLYQRFTAPSALNKLFALQTEKPNQVEIRIARNRRFHWKLYLFSKGQSMRLYVGSANLTDDGLHASGELSVKISAKRSEVISKVLTREFNSLWGKESFPLTRQFLRNYQKVERPPKRFTPSAQDNKIASLLQKEDRTPRMPSRTARPRIAFVSDDVSKTTAKQVRDNTDWTSKGWDYICYPRKAWFERIRDAGVIVEIIRASYHTFQVQFRRIEDTIQLKTDDGTYFIAHSQIGNGQRRKYSLVKQELKQIGLTWDRIKKDPVLTQEQLKVLCELCHLKKNQVLKTW, via the coding sequence ATGAGAATTGAGGTTATTCCTAACCGTGGGCCAGCGACCATGTCATACGAAATCGGTGACGGTCTTGATTGGGCTACTAATGTTGGCATTGCTACAGCTTTTACCTCGCTGTCAGCTTGCCGCGAAATCGAAGGCCAAATCCGCGATATGTTGCATAGAAAGCCTTCATCCAAGGTGCGAGTAGTTGTTGGACTCTATCAGAGGTTTACAGCGCCATCGGCACTCAACAAGCTCTTCGCGCTTCAAACCGAAAAGCCGAATCAAGTTGAGATCAGAATCGCGAGGAACAGGCGTTTCCATTGGAAGCTCTATCTATTTAGTAAAGGACAATCAATGCGACTGTATGTTGGGTCTGCAAATCTGACAGACGATGGATTACATGCATCGGGCGAACTTTCTGTGAAGATTTCTGCCAAACGAAGTGAAGTAATATCAAAAGTGCTCACGCGGGAATTCAATAGCCTTTGGGGCAAGGAATCTTTTCCACTTACTCGACAATTCCTACGCAATTATCAAAAGGTAGAGCGGCCCCCGAAAAGATTCACTCCGTCTGCTCAAGATAACAAGATCGCCTCCTTGCTCCAAAAAGAAGATCGAACTCCACGTATGCCCTCAAGGACAGCACGTCCGCGCATAGCGTTTGTCTCGGATGATGTATCGAAAACGACAGCGAAGCAAGTCCGAGACAATACCGATTGGACATCTAAAGGGTGGGATTACATTTGTTATCCGAGAAAGGCATGGTTTGAGCGTATTCGGGATGCCGGTGTAATCGTTGAGATTATCAGGGCGAGCTATCACACGTTTCAGGTACAGTTTCGACGTATCGAAGATACGATCCAATTGAAGACAGACGATGGAACCTATTTCATCGCACACTCTCAGATTGGAAATGGGCAGCGGCGCAAGTATTCTTTGGTAAAGCAGGAATTGAAACAGATCGGGCTAACTTGGGATCGCATTAAGAAAGACCCTGTTCTGACTCAAGAACAACTCAAAGTTCTGTGTGAATTGTGTCATCTGAAGAAGAATCAAGTGCTGAAGACGTGGTAG
- a CDS encoding hydantoinase/oxoprolinase family protein produces MPYRLGIDIGGTFTDAMLINEETGEIRIGKVSSTPRDPSLGFLEASARILREAAVSPGDVRYVVHGTTVATNAIIEGKLASTGFITTEGFRDLLEIQRQIRPSLYDLQFEKPRPLVPRYLCFGVPERLDWQGNALKPLDTTAARQVALQLKAEGVEAVAVCLLHAYINPAHERQIGAILAEVFPEAIVSLSSDVAPEIREYYRASTTVINAGIRPIVARYLQSIEERLRAMGLSAELLIMQSSGGVFTFAAAREKPVFMVESGPAAGVIAATHLGDTLGFRNILSFDMGGTTAKAGLVEDGRPKVTKEYEVGAAAQSGSGRARGSGYPIRTPVIDLVEIGAGGGSIAWVDSGGALRVGPQSAGADPGPVCYGQGGTEPTITDANLVLGRLNPDYFLGGEIKLDVERARAAIKEKVADRLDMDPIEAAYGIVEIANAAMVNALRLVSVQRGHDPRDFVLIAFGGGGPAHANRLAQTMEVPTTCVPMSPGIFSALGLLVTDLKHDYAATFIQRADRIDAPAIARVFARMEAEGRAELAREGIRPADMAFAHMIDMRYVGQSFELTIPLAAGDAGELNAERVAGLLALFHAEHERAYGHASPGEPVEFVNLRLTAIGRIGKPRLRAVGAADGAAHAKGARSVYFAERGGFSDVPLYDRYALRAGHVVAGPAIIEEFDSTTAVHPGYAAKVDEYGNLLLQKVEVPE; encoded by the coding sequence ATGCCCTACCGGCTTGGCATTGACATCGGCGGCACCTTCACGGACGCCATGCTGATCAACGAAGAAACCGGCGAGATTCGCATCGGCAAGGTCTCGTCGACGCCGCGCGACCCGTCGCTCGGATTCCTCGAAGCGAGCGCGCGCATCCTGCGCGAGGCGGCCGTGTCGCCCGGCGATGTACGCTACGTCGTGCATGGCACGACCGTGGCGACCAACGCGATCATCGAAGGCAAGTTGGCCAGCACCGGCTTTATCACGACCGAGGGCTTCCGCGACCTGCTGGAAATCCAGCGGCAGATTCGCCCCTCGCTGTACGACCTGCAGTTCGAGAAGCCGCGCCCGCTCGTGCCGCGCTACCTCTGCTTCGGCGTGCCGGAACGGCTCGACTGGCAGGGCAACGCGCTGAAGCCGCTCGACACGACGGCGGCGCGGCAGGTCGCGCTACAGTTGAAGGCCGAGGGCGTCGAGGCGGTCGCGGTTTGTCTGCTGCACGCGTACATCAACCCGGCGCACGAGCGGCAGATCGGCGCGATCCTCGCCGAGGTCTTCCCGGAGGCAATCGTCTCGCTCTCGTCCGACGTCGCGCCGGAGATTCGCGAATACTACCGCGCCAGCACGACCGTCATCAACGCCGGCATCCGCCCGATCGTCGCGCGCTACCTGCAGAGCATTGAGGAGCGCCTGCGCGCGATGGGGTTGAGCGCCGAGCTGCTGATCATGCAGTCAAGCGGCGGCGTCTTCACGTTCGCAGCGGCGCGCGAGAAGCCGGTCTTCATGGTCGAGTCGGGCCCGGCGGCCGGCGTCATCGCCGCCACGCATCTCGGCGACACGCTCGGCTTCCGCAACATCCTCTCCTTTGACATGGGCGGCACGACCGCCAAGGCTGGGTTGGTCGAGGACGGGCGGCCGAAGGTGACGAAGGAGTACGAGGTCGGCGCGGCGGCGCAGAGCGGCAGCGGCCGCGCGCGCGGCAGCGGCTACCCGATCCGCACGCCGGTCATCGACCTGGTCGAGATCGGCGCGGGCGGCGGCTCGATCGCCTGGGTGGACTCCGGCGGCGCACTGCGCGTCGGACCGCAGAGCGCGGGCGCGGACCCCGGCCCGGTCTGCTACGGCCAGGGCGGCACCGAGCCGACCATCACCGATGCAAACCTGGTGCTGGGGCGGCTGAACCCGGACTACTTCCTCGGCGGCGAGATCAAGCTCGACGTGGAGCGGGCGCGCGCGGCGATCAAGGAGAAGGTCGCCGACCGGCTCGACATGGACCCGATCGAGGCGGCCTACGGCATCGTCGAGATCGCCAACGCGGCGATGGTCAACGCGCTGCGGCTCGTCTCGGTGCAGCGCGGACACGACCCGCGCGATTTCGTGCTGATCGCGTTCGGCGGCGGCGGCCCGGCGCACGCCAACCGGCTGGCGCAGACGATGGAGGTGCCGACGACGTGCGTGCCGATGAGCCCGGGCATCTTCTCAGCGCTTGGTCTGCTCGTCACCGACCTGAAGCACGACTACGCGGCGACGTTCATCCAGCGCGCCGACCGGATCGACGCACCGGCGATTGCGCGTGTGTTCGCGCGCATGGAGGCTGAGGGCCGCGCCGAACTGGCGCGCGAGGGCATACGTCCCGCCGACATGGCGTTCGCGCACATGATCGACATGCGCTACGTCGGCCAGTCGTTCGAGTTGACGATCCCGCTGGCGGCGGGAGACGCGGGCGAGTTGAACGCGGAGCGCGTGGCCGGCCTGCTGGCGCTGTTCCACGCCGAGCACGAGCGCGCCTACGGGCATGCCTCGCCGGGCGAGCCGGTCGAGTTCGTGAACCTGCGGCTGACGGCGATCGGCCGCATCGGCAAGCCGCGCCTGCGCGCGGTCGGCGCGGCGGACGGCGCAGCGCACGCCAAGGGTGCGCGCTCGGTCTACTTCGCGGAGCGCGGCGGCTTCAGCGATGTGCCGCTGTACGACCGCTACGCCCTGCGCGCCGGGCACGTCGTCGCCGGGCCAGCGATCATCGAAGAGTTCGACTCGACGACCGCCGTGCACCCCGGCTATGCTGCAAAGGTGGACGAGTACGGGAATTTGCTTCTTCAGAAAGTTGAAGTCCCTGAATAA